The proteins below come from a single Streptomyces tubercidicus genomic window:
- a CDS encoding HEAT repeat domain-containing protein, whose product MFDPDIAPSGTLLGLLQRGRGDGTLHALAAPRAEALAALNDSVLRDPRRDWQVENRSLYYARLYMQLDGGLEQVERHLFHPDDLVDTGEERTGLALAVLGHLAAYGRDAARLLLRSYAAAGSNWRWALDELALRDDDAGLMTLAPAVLARFPETEQGEAELAAAVRDAFEPRPWRLWAEDPRYGARLAAAGEQGSFDRWQRQLRPSGPRPGWSVTEVLAWAQQGLDLEPAEQRHHAAARCLGAVAGPEDRPELLRAARSAPDAARAAVLHHLAERGDPETLDLIENAAADPFSSDQLASAALAAFARMRSVAAVERARLWAPRPDRLGAAAAAVLARRGARRDAEHVLAALRRTVREEGPDADGLWDLVDGTGRLGVNCAAPVLRHIYRETSSSHLRGRAAGALATTDPGFASGFAVECLWDCEETTRELAARHAATGDDRVEEQLRRLAADPAEEDEVQTAVRSRIGPEGS is encoded by the coding sequence ATGTTCGATCCAGACATAGCGCCCAGTGGCACCCTGCTCGGCCTCCTGCAGCGAGGCCGCGGCGACGGGACCCTGCATGCCCTCGCGGCGCCGCGGGCCGAGGCGCTCGCGGCACTCAACGACAGCGTGCTGCGCGACCCCCGGCGTGACTGGCAGGTGGAGAACCGCTCGCTCTACTACGCACGCCTCTACATGCAGCTCGACGGCGGGCTTGAGCAGGTCGAACGCCATCTCTTCCACCCGGACGACCTGGTCGACACCGGCGAGGAGCGCACGGGCCTCGCCCTCGCCGTCCTCGGCCACCTCGCCGCCTACGGCAGGGACGCCGCCCGTCTGCTGCTGCGCAGCTATGCCGCGGCCGGCAGCAACTGGCGCTGGGCCCTCGACGAGCTTGCGCTGCGTGACGACGACGCCGGGCTGATGACCCTCGCCCCCGCCGTCCTCGCCCGCTTCCCCGAGACCGAGCAGGGCGAGGCCGAGCTGGCCGCCGCCGTGCGCGACGCCTTCGAGCCCCGGCCCTGGCGGCTGTGGGCCGAGGACCCCCGCTACGGTGCGCGGCTGGCCGCCGCCGGTGAACAGGGCTCCTTCGACCGCTGGCAGCGTCAGCTGCGGCCCAGCGGACCGCGCCCCGGCTGGAGCGTTACCGAGGTGCTGGCGTGGGCCCAGCAGGGCCTGGACCTGGAGCCCGCCGAGCAACGGCACCACGCCGCCGCCCGCTGCCTGGGCGCCGTCGCCGGCCCCGAGGACCGCCCCGAACTGCTGCGCGCCGCGCGCAGCGCCCCGGACGCGGCACGCGCCGCCGTCCTCCACCACCTCGCCGAGCGCGGCGACCCCGAGACCCTCGATCTGATCGAGAACGCCGCCGCCGACCCCTTCTCCTCCGACCAGCTGGCCTCCGCCGCGCTCGCCGCCTTCGCGCGGATGCGCAGTGTGGCCGCCGTCGAGCGCGCCCGCCTCTGGGCGCCCCGCCCGGACCGCCTCGGTGCGGCCGCCGCCGCGGTCCTCGCCCGCCGTGGCGCGCGGCGCGACGCCGAGCATGTGCTGGCCGCCCTGCGCAGGACCGTACGAGAAGAGGGGCCGGACGCGGACGGCCTGTGGGACCTGGTCGACGGCACCGGCCGCCTGGGCGTGAACTGCGCCGCCCCCGTCTTGCGCCACATCTACCGCGAAACCTCCTCCTCCCACCTCCGCGGCCGCGCCGCCGGCGCCCTCGCCACCACCGACCCCGGCTTCGCGTCCGGCTTCGCCGTCGAATGCCTGTGGGACTGCGAGGAAACCACCCGCGAACTAGCCGCTCGGCACGCTGCCACCGGCGATGACCGGGTCGAGGAACAACTACGGCGCCTTGCCGCCGACCCGGCCGAGGAGGACGAGGTCCAGACGGCGGTCCGTAGTCGCATTGGACCCGAGGGGTCCTGA
- a CDS encoding hydantoinase B/oxoprolinase family protein: MTGRWEFWIDRGGTFTDVVGRRPDGRLVTAKLLSHHPERYRDAAVAGIRMVLGLGPDEPVPAERVSVVKMGTTVATNALLERKGEPTALLITEGFRDALRIAYQNRPRIFDRRIVLPEALYDRVIEVPERIGARGGLVRPLDVDAVRRALIRARADGLRSAAVVLLHGYRHAEHEQAVAELARRAGFAQVSCSHEVSPLMKLVPRGDTTVVDAYLSPILGRYVDEIAVQLPGIRLMFMQSNGGLRQAAHFRGKDAVLSGPAGGVVGMVRTAAEAGGGHDRVIGFDMGGTSTDVSHYAGEFERVFGNEVAGVRMRAPMMNIHTVAAGGGSVLHFDGRRYRVGPDSAGADPGPACYRRGGPLTVTDANVMLGRIQPAHFPAVFGPDGDQPLDAEAVRTRFAELAARAAAEAGDDRGPEEVAAGFLDIAVLNMANAVKKISVQRGRDITRYALTSFGGAGGQHACAVADALGVDTVLVPPLAGVLSAYGIGVADATAMREQAVEAEFTDPTAVDRVQEVCDTLAAQTRRELRDDGVPDASVTTRARVLIRYAGTDSTIGVPLADADTMAAEFVRAHRERYAFTMDKPLVAEAVSVEALGAAGGAGDYEPQTGDREGELTPADTIRMYTGGRWQDTGLYRRTDLRPGDTLTGPAVIAEEDATTVLDPDWQAAMGERGHLTLTRTRPRTGRVAVGTEADPVMLEVFNSLFMAIAEQMGVRLENTAHSVNIKERLDFSCALFDADGNLIANAPHIPVHLGSMGESIKEVLRRRGDDMRPGDVYAINDPYHGGTHLPDVTVVTPVFDTDDDTLLFLVASRGHHAEIGGITPGSMPAFSSTIQEEGILFDNWLLVRDGELRESATRELLAAGPYPSRAPDANLADLRAQIAANEKGIQELRRMTEQFGLDVVRAYMGHVQDNAEESVRRIIAELSDGSYRYETDSGAEIRVALTVDRAARSAVLDFAGTSPQQPGNANAPSSVVMAAVLYVFRTLVADDIPLNSGCLKPVQVRIPEGSMLAPVFPAATVAGNVETSQAVTGALYAALGIQAEGSGTMNNLTFGNDRVQYYETVASGSGAGDGFDGADAVQTHMTNSRLTDPEVLEWRYPVRVDSFAIRSGSGGTGRWHGGCGVERRLRFLEPMTLALLTNHRRVAPYGMAGGAPGALGANSVERADGAHEDLAGCDAADVGVDDVLVMRTPGGGGYGVPDGG; this comes from the coding sequence GTGACCGGACGCTGGGAGTTCTGGATCGACCGCGGTGGCACGTTCACGGACGTCGTCGGCAGGCGGCCGGACGGACGGCTGGTCACCGCCAAGCTGCTCTCGCACCATCCGGAGCGCTACCGGGACGCCGCGGTCGCCGGTATCCGGATGGTGCTGGGGCTCGGCCCGGACGAACCGGTGCCCGCCGAGCGGGTGTCCGTCGTCAAGATGGGCACCACCGTCGCCACCAACGCCCTCCTGGAGCGCAAGGGTGAACCGACGGCGCTGCTGATCACCGAGGGCTTCCGGGACGCGCTGCGGATCGCCTACCAGAACCGGCCGCGGATCTTCGACCGGCGGATCGTGCTGCCCGAGGCGCTCTACGACCGGGTGATCGAGGTGCCGGAGCGGATCGGCGCCCGGGGCGGGCTGGTCCGGCCGCTGGACGTGGACGCGGTCCGCCGGGCGCTGATCCGGGCCCGCGCGGACGGGCTGCGCAGCGCCGCCGTCGTCCTGCTGCACGGCTACCGCCACGCCGAGCACGAGCAGGCGGTCGCCGAGCTGGCCCGGCGCGCCGGTTTCGCCCAGGTCAGCTGCTCGCACGAGGTCAGCCCGCTGATGAAGCTGGTGCCGCGCGGCGACACCACCGTCGTCGACGCCTATCTCTCCCCGATCCTGGGCCGCTATGTCGACGAGATCGCCGTCCAGCTCCCGGGTATCCGGCTGATGTTCATGCAGTCCAACGGAGGGCTGCGGCAGGCCGCGCACTTCCGCGGCAAGGACGCGGTGCTGTCCGGGCCCGCGGGCGGCGTGGTCGGCATGGTCCGTACGGCCGCCGAGGCCGGCGGCGGCCACGACCGGGTGATCGGCTTCGACATGGGCGGCACCTCCACCGATGTGTCGCACTACGCCGGTGAGTTCGAGCGGGTCTTCGGCAACGAGGTCGCGGGTGTCCGGATGCGCGCGCCCATGATGAACATCCACACCGTCGCGGCCGGCGGCGGCTCCGTACTGCACTTCGACGGCCGCCGCTACCGGGTCGGCCCCGACTCGGCCGGCGCGGACCCGGGCCCGGCCTGCTACCGGCGCGGCGGCCCGCTCACCGTCACCGACGCCAATGTGATGCTCGGCCGCATCCAGCCCGCGCACTTCCCGGCGGTGTTCGGGCCGGACGGTGACCAGCCGCTGGACGCTGAGGCGGTCCGTACCCGCTTCGCGGAACTGGCCGCGCGGGCCGCCGCCGAGGCCGGGGACGACCGCGGACCGGAGGAGGTCGCGGCCGGTTTCCTCGACATCGCGGTGCTGAACATGGCCAACGCCGTCAAGAAGATCTCCGTCCAGCGCGGCCGGGACATCACCCGCTACGCCCTCACCAGCTTCGGCGGTGCCGGGGGCCAGCACGCCTGCGCGGTCGCCGACGCGCTGGGCGTCGACACCGTGCTCGTCCCGCCGCTGGCCGGGGTGCTCTCCGCGTACGGCATCGGGGTCGCCGACGCCACCGCGATGCGCGAGCAGGCAGTCGAGGCGGAGTTCACCGACCCCACGGCCGTCGACCGCGTCCAGGAGGTGTGCGACACCCTCGCCGCGCAGACCCGGCGCGAACTCCGCGACGACGGGGTGCCGGACGCATCGGTGACCACCCGCGCCCGGGTCCTGATCCGCTACGCCGGGACCGACTCCACCATCGGTGTCCCGCTGGCCGACGCCGACACCATGGCCGCGGAATTCGTCCGGGCGCACCGCGAGCGCTACGCCTTCACCATGGACAAACCCCTGGTGGCCGAGGCGGTGTCGGTCGAGGCGCTGGGAGCGGCCGGTGGCGCCGGGGACTACGAGCCCCAAACGGGAGACAGGGAAGGGGAGTTGACGCCCGCCGACACGATCCGGATGTACACCGGCGGCCGCTGGCAGGACACCGGCCTCTACCGGCGCACCGACCTGCGCCCCGGCGACACCCTCACCGGCCCGGCCGTCATCGCCGAGGAGGACGCGACCACCGTCCTCGACCCGGACTGGCAGGCGGCCATGGGCGAGCGCGGACACCTCACGCTGACCCGGACCCGGCCGCGCACCGGCCGGGTGGCGGTCGGCACGGAGGCCGACCCGGTGATGCTGGAGGTCTTCAACAGCCTCTTCATGGCCATCGCCGAGCAGATGGGCGTCCGTCTGGAGAACACCGCGCACTCCGTCAACATCAAGGAACGCCTGGACTTCTCCTGTGCGCTCTTCGACGCCGACGGCAATCTGATCGCCAACGCCCCGCACATCCCCGTACACCTGGGCTCGATGGGGGAGTCCATCAAGGAGGTGCTCAGGCGCCGCGGCGACGACATGCGGCCCGGCGATGTGTACGCGATCAACGATCCGTACCACGGGGGCACCCATCTCCCCGATGTCACCGTCGTCACCCCCGTCTTCGACACCGACGACGACACCCTGCTGTTCCTGGTGGCCTCCCGAGGCCACCACGCCGAGATCGGCGGCATCACCCCGGGCTCGATGCCGGCCTTCAGCAGCACCATCCAGGAGGAGGGCATCCTCTTCGACAACTGGCTGCTGGTGCGCGACGGGGAACTGCGCGAGAGCGCGACCCGCGAACTGCTCGCCGCCGGCCCCTACCCCTCGCGCGCACCGGACGCCAACCTCGCCGATCTGCGGGCCCAGATCGCCGCCAACGAGAAGGGCATCCAGGAACTCCGGCGGATGACCGAGCAGTTCGGTCTGGACGTCGTACGGGCCTATATGGGGCACGTCCAGGACAACGCCGAGGAATCGGTCCGGCGGATCATCGCCGAGCTCTCGGACGGCAGCTACCGCTACGAGACCGACAGCGGGGCCGAGATCCGTGTGGCGCTGACCGTGGACCGCGCCGCCCGCAGCGCCGTACTGGACTTCGCCGGCACCTCGCCCCAGCAGCCCGGCAACGCGAATGCGCCCAGCTCGGTGGTGATGGCGGCCGTCCTGTACGTCTTCCGCACCCTGGTCGCCGACGACATCCCGCTCAACAGCGGCTGCCTCAAGCCCGTCCAGGTCCGTATCCCGGAGGGCTCGATGCTCGCCCCCGTTTTCCCGGCGGCCACCGTCGCGGGCAATGTGGAGACCTCCCAGGCGGTCACCGGGGCGCTCTACGCCGCGCTCGGCATCCAGGCCGAGGGCTCGGGCACCATGAACAACCTCACCTTCGGCAATGACCGGGTGCAGTATTACGAGACCGTCGCCAGCGGTTCGGGTGCCGGTGACGGCTTCGACGGCGCGGATGCCGTGCAGACCCATATGACCAACTCCCGGCTGACCGACCCCGAAGTGCTGGAGTGGCGCTACCCCGTCCGCGTCGACAGCTTCGCCATCCGCTCCGGCAGCGGCGGCACCGGCCGCTGGCACGGCGGCTGCGGCGTCGAACGCCGGCTGCGCTTCCTGGAGCCGATGACCCTCGCCCTGCTGACCAACCACCGCCGGGTGGCGCCGTACGGCATGGCGGGCGGCGCCCCGGGTGCACTGGGCGCCAACTCCGTGGAGCGGGCGGACGGTGCGCACGAGGACCTGGCGGGCTGTGACGCGGCGGATGTCGGCGTGGACGATGTGCTGGTGATGCGTACCCCGGGGGGTGGGGGATACGGGGTGCCGGACGGCGGCTGA
- a CDS encoding glycosyltransferase, which yields MSARRTTGTGLRIVRIANFVTPASGGLRTALRELGAGYRAAGHEPVLIVPGPPGTGGAAGVRDELTAQGRVITVPGPELPGSGGYRLLTDRRRLQQLLHSLAPDRLEVSDRTTLRWTGEWARRARVPAVMVSHESVDGVLRTWGVPQPLARTAADRLNRRTAHAYSRVVCTTEWAAAEFVRAGARNVVRAPLGVDLDAWHPDCRSAELRRHCAGRAEVLLLLCSRLSQEKRPGRALDALVELRRRGVDAALVVAGDGPLRARLEARVRAERLPVAFLGHLTDRSRLAALQAGADLALAPGPAETFGLAALEALACGTPVVASAASALAGVVGGGGDTALDDGPSFADAVQRVLSRPEAARRAAARRRAEGYGWQPAIDAFLAAHDASARVGWPVAAAAAPHPAGPLGGW from the coding sequence ATGAGCGCGCGACGCACCACCGGCACGGGTCTGCGGATCGTCCGGATCGCCAACTTCGTCACCCCGGCCTCCGGCGGGCTGCGCACGGCGCTGCGCGAACTCGGCGCGGGCTACCGGGCCGCCGGGCATGAGCCGGTGCTCATCGTGCCCGGTCCGCCGGGAACGGGCGGGGCGGCCGGTGTCCGCGATGAACTCACCGCTCAGGGGCGGGTGATCACCGTGCCGGGGCCGGAGCTGCCGGGCAGTGGCGGCTACCGCCTGCTGACCGACCGCCGCCGGCTGCAGCAGCTGCTGCACTCGCTGGCCCCCGACCGGCTGGAGGTCTCCGACCGGACGACGCTGCGCTGGACGGGGGAGTGGGCGCGCCGGGCCCGGGTGCCCGCGGTGATGGTGTCCCACGAGAGCGTGGACGGGGTGCTGCGTACCTGGGGCGTGCCGCAGCCGCTCGCCCGTACGGCAGCGGACCGGCTCAACCGCCGTACGGCGCACGCCTACAGCCGGGTCGTGTGCACTACGGAGTGGGCGGCGGCGGAGTTCGTCCGGGCCGGGGCGCGCAATGTGGTGCGCGCGCCGCTCGGCGTCGATCTCGATGCCTGGCACCCGGACTGCCGCAGCGCCGAGCTGCGGCGGCACTGCGCGGGCCGGGCGGAGGTTCTGCTGCTGCTCTGCTCCCGGCTGTCGCAGGAGAAGCGGCCGGGCCGGGCCCTGGACGCGCTGGTGGAGCTGCGGCGGCGCGGGGTCGACGCGGCGCTGGTGGTGGCCGGTGACGGGCCGCTGCGGGCGCGGCTGGAGGCCCGGGTGCGGGCCGAGCGGCTGCCGGTGGCGTTCCTCGGGCATCTCACCGACCGCTCCCGGCTCGCCGCGCTGCAGGCCGGCGCCGATCTCGCGCTGGCGCCCGGCCCGGCCGAGACCTTCGGGCTGGCGGCGCTGGAGGCGCTCGCCTGTGGCACGCCGGTGGTGGCGAGTGCGGCGTCGGCGCTGGCCGGTGTGGTCGGCGGTGGCGGGGACACGGCGCTCGACGACGGGCCCTCCTTCGCCGATGCCGTTCAGCGGGTGCTGTCCCGGCCGGAGGCCGCCCGGCGCGCCGCCGCCCGTCGGCGTGCCGAGGGTTACGGCTGGCAGCCCGCCATCGATGCCTTCCTGGCGGCGCACGACGCGTCCGCGCGCGTCGGCTGGCCGGTCGCCGCCGCGGCCGCGCCGCACCCGGCCGGCCCGTTGGGCGGGTGGTGA
- a CDS encoding biotin-dependent carboxyltransferase family protein → MTDRAFSVIRAGALTTVQDLGRPGHAHLGVPRAGALDTPAHRLANRLVGNPGSAATLETTLTGCAVRVRTATTVAVTGAPCPVTLDGRPAPWGAPVRVPAGAVLDAGPATHGLRSYLAFAGGVDTEPVLGSRATDLLSGLGPDPLTDGAVLPLGDPHGPPARADAVPHPGPLPELLLPFLPGPRGDWFTETGLRTLTTGRFRVSPASNRIGLRTEGPPLERARSGELPSEGMPLGALQVPPNGLPVLFLHDHPTTGGYPVIGVVPERCLAPAAQAVPGTPIRFVRMR, encoded by the coding sequence ATGACCGACCGCGCCTTCTCGGTCATCCGGGCCGGTGCCCTCACCACCGTCCAGGATCTCGGCCGCCCCGGCCACGCTCACCTCGGCGTGCCGCGGGCCGGCGCCCTCGACACGCCCGCGCACCGGCTCGCCAACCGCCTGGTGGGCAACCCCGGTTCCGCCGCCACCCTGGAGACGACGCTCACCGGCTGCGCCGTACGGGTGCGGACGGCCACCACCGTCGCCGTCACCGGCGCCCCGTGCCCGGTAACCCTCGACGGCCGCCCCGCCCCCTGGGGAGCCCCGGTACGCGTCCCGGCGGGCGCCGTCCTGGACGCCGGGCCCGCCACCCATGGCCTGCGCTCCTACCTCGCCTTCGCCGGGGGCGTCGACACCGAACCGGTCCTCGGCAGCCGCGCCACCGATCTCCTCTCCGGCCTGGGCCCGGACCCGCTCACCGACGGCGCGGTCCTCCCCCTGGGCGACCCGCACGGCCCGCCGGCCCGCGCCGATGCCGTCCCGCACCCCGGCCCGTTGCCGGAACTCCTTCTTCCGTTCCTGCCCGGCCCGCGCGGCGACTGGTTCACCGAAACCGGCCTGCGCACCCTCACCACCGGCCGCTTCCGGGTCTCCCCCGCCAGCAACCGCATCGGCCTGCGCACCGAAGGCCCGCCCCTGGAGCGCGCCCGCAGCGGCGAACTCCCCAGCGAGGGCATGCCCCTGGGCGCCCTCCAGGTCCCGCCCAACGGCCTGCCGGTCCTCTTCCTGCACGACCACCCCACGACCGGCGGCTACCCGGTCATCGGCGTCGTCCCCGAGCGCTGTCTGGCCCCCGCCGCCCAGGCGGTACCGGGCACCCCGATCCGCTTCGTACGCATGCGCTAG
- a CDS encoding SGNH/GDSL hydrolase family protein, producing MPRGGPAPAPGCFVALGDSLTEGLGDPVPGGGWRGWAVLLAEALGERPGSIPLVNLARSGALAADVAERQLPAARALRPRFASLLVGANDTLRAAFAIERVAAALDRAHGALSADGAVVLTACLPDPGRMLGLPAPLARPLGRRMRAVNTVVHAVSARYEGVHLHLADHPWVTERAAWSVDRLHPSERGHRLLARGFHSALAVVGLPAGPPPALTLDGPSPTRAGSALWMATRGTRWVADRCTDLLPGLLGLALQECRHGLAGSGRVLDAAADRATRSALAALTRPNGAGTGKDTGTAKGTATMAG from the coding sequence GTGCCGCGCGGCGGGCCTGCCCCGGCCCCGGGCTGCTTTGTCGCGCTGGGTGATTCGCTGACCGAGGGGCTCGGCGACCCCGTACCGGGCGGCGGCTGGCGCGGCTGGGCCGTCCTGCTGGCCGAGGCGCTGGGCGAGCGGCCCGGGAGCATCCCGCTGGTGAATCTCGCGCGGAGCGGGGCGCTGGCCGCCGATGTCGCCGAACGGCAGCTGCCCGCGGCGCGGGCGCTCCGGCCGCGCTTCGCCTCGCTGCTCGTCGGGGCGAATGACACCCTGCGCGCCGCCTTCGCCATCGAGCGGGTGGCGGCCGCACTGGACCGGGCGCACGGTGCGCTGAGCGCCGACGGGGCCGTGGTGCTGACGGCCTGTCTGCCCGATCCGGGCCGGATGCTGGGGCTGCCCGCGCCGCTGGCCCGTCCGCTGGGGCGCCGGATGCGCGCCGTGAACACCGTCGTCCATGCGGTGTCCGCCCGCTACGAGGGCGTTCATCTGCACCTGGCCGACCATCCCTGGGTCACCGAACGCGCTGCCTGGAGCGTGGACCGGCTGCACCCCAGCGAGCGCGGCCACCGGTTGCTGGCCCGCGGCTTCCACTCGGCGCTGGCCGTCGTCGGCCTGCCCGCCGGACCGCCGCCCGCGCTCACCCTCGACGGGCCGTCGCCGACCCGCGCCGGGTCCGCGCTGTGGATGGCGACCCGGGGGACCCGCTGGGTCGCCGACCGGTGCACGGATCTGCTGCCCGGTCTGCTCGGTCTGGCGCTCCAGGAGTGCCGGCACGGGCTGGCCGGATCCGGGCGGGTGCTGGACGCCGCGGCCGACCGCGCCACCCGCTCCGCGCTCGCCGCGCTGACCCGGCCGAACGGCGCCGGGACCGGCAAAGACACCGGTACGGCGAAGGGCACTGCGACAATGGCAGGGTGA
- a CDS encoding PP2C family protein-serine/threonine phosphatase has product MPSPLFADHSADRPPERETVEALITQARRLRGGLDAVRRESTVDTDLATDPQLRWQRALCDLAVHHLDDLGGHLDQLREGLPPEGTDDRAAEAESPAAPPEPEPHERGALLRRVGSAEWNLLTDEVSWSDELFAIFGRAPADGPLTLDELPSLVHPEDQEGLATMVTDCLVDGRPIDGEFRIVRPDGSPRTVHMVGEPVLDADGSTACMWAVLRDVSELRRSQQAVRETRDSLHRERQIAQTEHRLAVELQEAVLPPWRGSLRFPHGGPVALDLAGRYLPSGTRALIGGDWYDALQLPDGSTLLSVGDLTGHGVTATSGMAMVLGALRGMAVAGHRPGPLMGFLNQLLDTAAQPALGSAVCGRFDPAARTLEWAQAGHPAPLLFRGGTGRTLDPPEGVLLGATSGASYTQHTEQLEPGDLLVLHTDGLVPRRAQGADAAHEGAERLLALAPRFAATRSAQDCVRIVVEEFGTAEREDDACVLIARVGG; this is encoded by the coding sequence ATGCCGTCCCCTCTCTTCGCGGATCACTCAGCCGACCGGCCCCCCGAGCGTGAGACGGTCGAGGCACTCATCACGCAGGCCCGCCGCCTGCGCGGTGGCCTCGACGCGGTCCGCCGGGAGTCCACGGTGGACACCGATCTCGCCACCGACCCCCAGCTGCGCTGGCAGCGGGCCCTGTGCGATCTCGCGGTGCACCACCTCGACGACCTCGGCGGCCATCTCGACCAGCTGAGAGAGGGCCTGCCCCCCGAGGGCACGGACGACCGGGCAGCGGAGGCCGAGTCGCCGGCCGCCCCGCCGGAGCCCGAGCCCCATGAGCGGGGCGCGCTGCTGCGCCGAGTGGGCAGCGCCGAGTGGAATCTGCTCACCGATGAGGTCAGCTGGTCCGACGAGCTCTTCGCGATCTTCGGCCGGGCCCCGGCGGACGGCCCGCTCACCCTCGACGAACTGCCGTCCCTGGTCCACCCCGAGGACCAGGAGGGGCTGGCCACGATGGTCACGGACTGTCTGGTGGACGGCCGCCCGATCGACGGCGAATTCCGCATCGTGCGGCCGGACGGAAGTCCGCGCACGGTGCACATGGTGGGCGAGCCGGTGCTCGACGCCGACGGCAGTACCGCGTGTATGTGGGCCGTGCTGCGGGACGTCAGCGAGCTGCGCCGCAGCCAGCAGGCGGTACGCGAGACCCGTGACTCGCTGCACCGCGAGCGGCAGATCGCGCAGACCGAGCACCGGCTTGCGGTCGAGCTGCAGGAGGCTGTGCTACCGCCGTGGCGCGGCTCCCTGCGGTTCCCGCACGGCGGCCCGGTGGCCCTCGACCTCGCCGGCCGCTATCTGCCGTCCGGCACCCGCGCCCTGATCGGCGGGGACTGGTACGACGCACTGCAACTCCCGGACGGCAGCACCCTGCTGAGCGTCGGCGACCTCACCGGGCACGGCGTCACGGCCACCTCCGGAATGGCGATGGTGCTCGGTGCGCTGCGCGGGATGGCGGTCGCCGGGCACCGGCCGGGACCGCTGATGGGCTTCCTCAACCAACTGCTGGACACCGCTGCCCAGCCGGCGCTGGGCAGCGCGGTGTGCGGCCGGTTCGACCCCGCCGCGCGGACGCTGGAGTGGGCCCAGGCGGGGCACCCCGCACCGCTGCTGTTCCGCGGCGGCACGGGGCGCACGCTGGACCCGCCCGAGGGCGTACTCCTCGGGGCGACCTCGGGTGCGTCCTACACCCAGCACACCGAGCAACTGGAGCCCGGCGACCTCCTCGTCCTGCACACCGACGGCCTGGTCCCGCGCCGTGCGCAGGGCGCGGATGCCGCCCATGAGGGTGCCGAGCGGCTGCTCGCCCTGGCACCGCGGTTCGCCGCCACGCGCAGCGCCCAGGACTGCGTGCGTATCGTCGTCGAGGAGTTCGGCACGGCCGAGCGCGAGGACGACGCATGTGTGCTGATCGCCCGGGTCGGCGGCTGA
- a CDS encoding glycosyltransferase family 4 protein: MRVVLVTESFPPDVNGVSHCALQTARHLVRRGHDPLVIAPLGGASAAAGTDESPCPVVRVPSMPLPGYPQVRIALPGRRLSSALDGHRPDLVHLASPFVLGARGMAAAARRQVPAIAVYQTDLGRYARTYLGGGAATAWRRIRAVHAAADRTLAPSSAALLDLTEHGVPRVHLWPRGVDSERFHPGRRDAVLRSSLTAGRELLVGYVGRLAPEKDVGLLAETSQLPGVRTVVIGDGPSAAGLRTTLPDVRFLGRRTGDELARLYASLDVFVHTGPYETFCQTVQEAMASGVPVVAPRAGGPMDLVDHGRTGLLVTPGDGGAFRDAVRLLADSAELRARFGSAARRAVADRSWEAVGDQLLGHYEAVLSDRTAVAA, encoded by the coding sequence ATGCGTGTCGTTCTCGTCACCGAATCCTTCCCGCCCGATGTCAACGGCGTGTCTCACTGCGCCCTGCAAACCGCCCGGCACCTGGTCCGGCGCGGTCACGATCCGCTCGTCATCGCGCCGCTCGGGGGCGCTTCGGCGGCCGCCGGTACGGACGAGAGTCCCTGCCCTGTCGTCCGGGTGCCGTCGATGCCGCTGCCTGGTTATCCGCAGGTGCGGATCGCGCTTCCTGGGCGCCGGCTGTCCTCGGCGCTCGACGGGCACCGTCCTGATCTGGTGCACCTCGCCAGTCCCTTCGTCCTTGGGGCGCGCGGCATGGCGGCCGCCGCCCGTCGCCAGGTGCCCGCGATCGCCGTCTATCAGACCGATCTGGGCCGCTACGCCCGCACTTATCTGGGCGGGGGCGCGGCCACGGCGTGGCGGCGTATCCGGGCGGTGCACGCCGCCGCCGACCGCACCCTGGCGCCCTCCAGTGCCGCACTGCTGGATCTGACCGAGCACGGCGTGCCACGGGTGCATCTGTGGCCGCGCGGTGTCGACTCCGAACGGTTCCACCCGGGGCGGCGCGACGCGGTGTTGCGCAGTTCGCTGACCGCGGGGCGGGAGCTGCTGGTGGGGTACGTGGGGCGGCTCGCGCCGGAGAAGGATGTCGGGCTGCTGGCCGAGACCTCCCAGCTGCCGGGCGTGCGCACCGTCGTCATCGGTGACGGCCCCAGCGCCGCCGGGCTGCGCACCACGCTCCCGGACGTCCGCTTCCTCGGCCGCCGTACCGGGGACGAACTCGCGCGCCTCTACGCCTCGTTGGACGTCTTCGTGCATACCGGGCCGTATGAGACGTTCTGCCAGACGGTGCAGGAGGCGATGGCCTCCGGTGTGCCGGTGGTGGCACCACGGGCGGGTGGTCCGATGGACCTGGTGGACCACGGCCGTACGGGGCTGCTGGTGACGCCCGGCGACGGCGGCGCGTTCCGGGACGCGGTGCGCCTGCTCGCGGACAGTGCCGAGCTGCGGGCCCGGTTCGGGAGCGCGGCCCGCCGCGCCGTCGCGGACCGCTCCTGGGAGGCGGTCGGCGACCAGCTGCTGGGGCACTACGAGGCCGTGCTCAGCGACCGGACGGCGGTGGCGGCATGA